The following proteins come from a genomic window of Brevibacillus antibioticus:
- a CDS encoding tetratricopeptide repeat protein codes for MNIWRILDIDPTDDISTIKKAYAKKLKLHHPEEDSEGYQQLGEAYDLAIKMAKQRQGKPKAEVTSIADAEPPVQMEEDTPILTVQRRLPFQHMDAEPERNDPVAQIDTIMEQVKALYDDFPSRIYPENWTKLLRSDLVWNIHQSRIVSDRLFHFLHEHHHLPKSVWLLLEDCFQWRELIQKPLYMDKHSKNFCQYYLKQLDEPGLRFDTLLAAPHLDLDLFLSYRDAAYQALKENQLEQASSSLNAAIALFADEPELLRLQGEYCQRIGDTDGALDAYSRIISIQPDDIDSYLARAYIWYHKQHITETQKDCEYILSQLPNHPEALSLLGKCQLKLGNAAQAKVTFEQLLANSPHDYEALILLTQIRGSMMKQAKKLPAKERKLALQQLTAELGEREGLNKQIKPAIHFQVAIATVALALIMLFQSLLFNAFVDHTKLTPISYIQLHLNGLVNISSPEALGQIGPNQFVQTKITNLHDLKIYRYSKTNKDGNSSIAYDNYLTLNETGAIRSITPSGWVNIGYLGDTPILVITKESSIEIEKTGILEFEMGQVMDIPPKVLMDTEKMLQQLELNPMFDFTKLHQNQMIDVRYMTIPSPPLEIYFYGLLLLVLYRFFFGSLYKLYIITRVY; via the coding sequence GTGAATATTTGGAGGATACTGGACATCGATCCTACCGATGATATTTCGACGATTAAAAAAGCCTATGCGAAAAAGCTGAAGCTGCATCACCCGGAAGAGGATTCGGAGGGCTACCAACAACTGGGAGAAGCATACGATCTGGCCATCAAGATGGCGAAGCAGCGACAGGGAAAACCAAAGGCAGAAGTGACATCCATAGCCGATGCAGAACCCCCTGTACAAATGGAAGAGGATACTCCCATCCTCACTGTTCAGCGTCGGCTGCCCTTTCAACATATGGACGCCGAACCAGAGCGCAATGATCCAGTTGCACAGATAGACACTATTATGGAGCAAGTAAAAGCTTTGTACGACGATTTCCCTTCCAGAATCTATCCGGAAAATTGGACAAAGCTGCTCCGTTCTGACTTAGTGTGGAATATACATCAGAGCAGAATCGTCAGTGATCGCCTCTTTCACTTTCTACACGAGCACCACCATTTGCCCAAAAGCGTGTGGTTACTACTAGAGGATTGCTTTCAATGGCGAGAGCTTATTCAAAAGCCTCTTTATATGGACAAGCACTCGAAAAATTTTTGCCAATACTATCTGAAGCAGCTAGACGAGCCAGGATTGCGTTTTGACACGTTGCTTGCGGCGCCCCATCTCGATCTTGATCTATTTTTGTCTTACCGCGATGCAGCTTATCAAGCCTTGAAAGAAAATCAACTGGAGCAAGCAAGCAGCTCACTTAACGCGGCTATTGCCTTATTTGCCGATGAACCCGAATTGCTTCGTCTCCAGGGAGAGTATTGCCAGCGCATCGGAGACACGGATGGTGCACTCGACGCATATTCCCGTATCATTAGCATTCAGCCAGACGATATCGACAGCTACCTGGCTCGAGCCTACATATGGTACCACAAACAACATATCACCGAGACTCAGAAGGACTGCGAGTACATCTTGTCTCAACTCCCAAACCATCCGGAAGCACTGAGCCTACTTGGAAAATGTCAGCTGAAGCTGGGTAATGCAGCTCAAGCAAAAGTCACATTTGAACAGCTGCTCGCAAACAGTCCGCACGATTACGAGGCGCTCATTTTGCTCACCCAGATTCGTGGAAGCATGATGAAGCAAGCAAAGAAGCTGCCAGCCAAAGAACGGAAGCTTGCCTTACAGCAACTGACTGCGGAGCTGGGCGAACGGGAAGGCTTGAATAAACAAATAAAGCCAGCCATTCATTTTCAAGTAGCCATAGCTACGGTGGCCCTTGCTCTCATCATGCTTTTTCAATCTCTTCTATTCAACGCGTTTGTGGATCATACAAAATTAACTCCCATTTCATATATTCAGCTTCACTTGAATGGACTGGTCAACATATCATCGCCAGAAGCTTTGGGACAGATAGGACCCAATCAGTTTGTTCAGACGAAGATAACGAATCTCCATGATCTGAAAATTTATCGATATTCCAAAACCAATAAGGACGGAAATAGCTCCATCGCTTACGACAATTATCTAACGCTCAATGAAACCGGAGCCATCAGAAGCATTACTCCTTCAGGCTGGGTGAATATTGGCTATCTGGGTGATACGCCTATCCTTGTCATTACGAAGGAAAGTTCGATCGAGATTGAAAAAACCGGAATCTTAGAATTTGAAATGGGGCAGGTAATGGATATACCGCCTAAGGTACTGATGGACACAGAGAAGATGTTACAGCAGTTGGAGTTGAACCCTATGTTCGATTTCACCAAGCTCCATCAAAATCAAATGATCGACGTAAGGTATATGACGATTCCGAGCCCACCGTTGGAGATTTATTTCTACGGGCTGCTTCTTTTGGTCTTGTATCGCTTCTTCTTTGGTTCACTGTACAAGCTGTATATCATCACTCGAGTCTATTAA
- a CDS encoding hydralysin-2, with translation MSVQEKLLFADLPALNSSPESVRQAFKNRYGVNPDGIALNSETYFDAVEPAITERYGHPCYKTVGPFSYSNGASQPPIDEVVSSHTAVNRGKEKATLTLEVQASWMNEQSWSSESTTGLTISTSFGIEGVFQSGLEFSISTTVGESKSETESKTATATVEVTVPAKSKKKITMVGTKLKESMEFTAPIEVTGRFGANFPKKVEDHYYKFTDAALVLNKTTGEIKGTIKNTVIFDVNTEIGESESLTPQEIAKYSALDITGDIILL, from the coding sequence ATGTCAGTTCAAGAAAAGCTATTATTTGCAGATTTACCTGCGTTAAATTCAAGTCCAGAAAGTGTTAGGCAGGCATTTAAGAATAGATACGGGGTTAATCCCGATGGTATTGCGCTTAACAGTGAAACGTATTTTGATGCTGTTGAACCTGCTATCACAGAGCGTTATGGTCATCCATGCTATAAAACAGTAGGACCATTCTCTTATTCAAACGGAGCCAGTCAACCTCCAATAGATGAAGTAGTTAGTAGTCATACGGCTGTAAATCGTGGAAAGGAAAAAGCAACCCTTACATTAGAAGTTCAAGCGAGCTGGATGAATGAGCAATCATGGTCATCAGAAAGCACGACAGGTTTAACGATATCAACGAGTTTTGGTATCGAAGGAGTTTTCCAGTCAGGGCTGGAATTTTCGATTAGTACCACTGTAGGTGAGTCAAAATCTGAAACAGAATCAAAAACTGCTACAGCAACTGTAGAAGTCACGGTTCCTGCTAAAAGTAAGAAAAAAATAACGATGGTTGGTACAAAATTAAAAGAATCAATGGAATTTACAGCTCCTATTGAAGTAACAGGTAGATTTGGTGCAAATTTCCCGAAAAAGGTTGAAGATCACTACTATAAGTTTACTGATGCTGCTTTAGTATTAAATAAGACAACAGGTGAAATTAAAGGTACAATTAAAAATACAGTCATCTTTGATGTTAATACAGAAATTGGCGAGTCTGAGTCGTTAACGCCACAAGAAATCGCGAAATATAGTGCACTAGATATTACTGGGGATATAATACTTCTTTGA
- a CDS encoding DJ-1/PfpI family protein, whose amino-acid sequence MKKVCLLLPNGFEAVEASVFTDVIGWNKEEGDGTTELVTVGTRKELKCTWNFTVIPEMVIDEADVNDFDALALPGGFEHAGFYEDAYREDVLAFIREFEKQGKVIASICVGALPLGKSGILHGRNATTYNLNNQLRQKQLAAMGANVIPDQSIVIDNNIITSYNPSTAFDVAFTLLESLTSRENTDQVKRLMGFLV is encoded by the coding sequence ATGAAAAAAGTGTGCTTGTTATTACCGAATGGTTTTGAAGCAGTAGAGGCCAGCGTATTTACAGATGTAATCGGCTGGAATAAGGAAGAGGGCGACGGGACAACGGAGCTGGTGACGGTGGGAACGCGCAAAGAGTTGAAATGCACGTGGAATTTTACCGTAATCCCCGAAATGGTGATCGATGAGGCGGATGTAAATGACTTCGATGCACTAGCACTGCCTGGCGGTTTTGAGCATGCAGGCTTTTATGAGGATGCTTATCGCGAGGACGTTCTCGCTTTCATCCGTGAATTTGAAAAGCAAGGCAAAGTGATCGCCTCCATCTGTGTTGGCGCACTGCCCCTCGGCAAAAGTGGGATTTTACATGGACGAAACGCAACGACCTACAACCTGAACAACCAATTGAGACAAAAGCAGCTGGCAGCAATGGGTGCGAATGTTATCCCTGACCAATCCATCGTGATCGACAACAATATTATTACCTCGTACAATCCATCGACCGCTTTTGATGTGGCGTTTACTCTTCTGGAGTCGCTGACATCCCGCGAAAACACCGACCAAGTGAAACGCTTGATGGGGTTTCTTGTATAA
- a CDS encoding LysR family transcriptional regulator has translation MEIRQFQTFKAVVDFNSFTKAAQALQYSQATITSHIQQLEEGMGVPLFDRLGKKIQLTAYGRELYTYVEELLTSYAKIKDISANEQSLQGELRIGASETLTIYRLGDILSKYRASYPGVNISFVMDDCIRLREKLHEGLLDIVITLEPRLDDPNLVVEPFSTERLVFIGGRDHSFEKIEDAGEECMIFSGEHCALRRFFQRFLEKREIKPRHHLEFSSMEAIKQSVANGLGVSLMPYISVEALLNEQKVKMIACEEELLFYAQIAYHKNKWLSRAHKKFIDFMLENRDIG, from the coding sequence ATGGAAATTCGCCAATTTCAAACCTTTAAGGCAGTCGTCGATTTCAACAGCTTTACGAAGGCCGCACAAGCACTGCAATATTCACAGGCGACGATTACGTCCCATATTCAGCAGCTGGAAGAAGGAATGGGTGTCCCCTTGTTTGATCGACTGGGAAAGAAAATTCAGTTGACCGCCTATGGTCGCGAGCTGTACACGTATGTCGAGGAGCTGTTGACTTCGTACGCGAAGATCAAGGATATATCGGCGAATGAGCAATCACTGCAAGGTGAGTTACGCATCGGAGCCTCGGAGACGCTTACGATCTATCGGCTGGGTGACATTTTGTCCAAGTACAGAGCGAGCTACCCGGGCGTAAATATTTCATTCGTGATGGACGACTGCATTCGCTTGCGGGAAAAGCTGCATGAAGGTCTATTGGATATCGTGATCACGCTGGAGCCAAGACTCGATGATCCGAATCTGGTTGTGGAGCCGTTCTCTACCGAACGGCTGGTTTTTATCGGGGGGCGCGATCATTCGTTTGAAAAAATAGAGGATGCTGGCGAGGAATGTATGATTTTCAGCGGGGAGCATTGTGCTCTGCGGCGGTTTTTTCAACGCTTCTTGGAAAAAAGGGAGATCAAGCCGAGGCACCATCTGGAATTCTCCAGTATGGAAGCGATCAAGCAGAGTGTGGCGAACGGTCTAGGCGTGAGCTTGATGCCGTATATTAGCGTCGAGGCCTTGTTGAACGAGCAAAAAGTGAAAATGATAGCGTGCGAGGAAGAGCTGTTGTTCTATGCGCAAATTGCCTACCATAAAAACAAGTGGCTTTCACGGGCGCATAAGAAGTTTATTGATTTCATGCTGGAAAATCGGGATATCGGGTAA
- a CDS encoding amino acid ABC transporter ATP-binding protein: MIHVENLKKSFGSLEVLKDISTTIKEREVVCVIGPSGSGKSTFLRCLNQLEEVTSGKITIEGVAVTSPKVDINKLRERVGMVFQRFNLFPHLTVLENIMLAPKHVKNSERQQNEQKALELLKKVDLADKRDVYPDRLSGGQQQRVAITRALAMDPHIMLFDEPTSALDPEMVGEVLQVMKDLAKEGMTMVVVTHEMGFAREVADRVIFMDGGYIVEEGTPAEIFDNPQHERTKAFLSKVL, translated from the coding sequence ATGATTCATGTAGAAAATTTGAAAAAGAGCTTTGGCTCGTTGGAAGTCTTAAAAGACATCTCGACTACCATTAAAGAGCGCGAAGTAGTCTGTGTCATTGGTCCCTCCGGCTCGGGAAAAAGTACGTTTCTGCGCTGCCTGAACCAGTTGGAAGAGGTGACATCTGGCAAGATCACGATTGAGGGCGTGGCGGTTACTTCCCCCAAAGTGGACATTAACAAGCTGCGAGAGCGTGTCGGGATGGTGTTTCAGCGGTTCAATCTCTTCCCGCATCTCACTGTTTTGGAAAACATCATGCTTGCGCCCAAGCACGTCAAAAATTCAGAGCGCCAGCAAAATGAACAAAAGGCGCTGGAGTTGCTAAAAAAAGTAGATTTGGCAGACAAGCGAGACGTGTACCCTGATCGGTTGTCTGGTGGTCAACAACAGCGTGTAGCCATTACCCGTGCGCTCGCCATGGACCCTCACATCATGCTGTTCGACGAGCCTACCTCTGCACTCGACCCGGAGATGGTCGGAGAGGTTCTTCAGGTGATGAAGGATTTGGCCAAAGAAGGAATGACGATGGTTGTGGTTACACATGAGATGGGCTTTGCCCGTGAAGTAGCTGATCGCGTGATTTTCATGGATGGCGGATACATCGTCGAAGAAGGCACGCCTGCCGAGATTTTTGACAATCCCCAGCATGAGAGAACCAAGGCGTTTCTCAGTAAAGTACTATAG
- a CDS encoding amino acid ABC transporter permease gives MSSSWDVIGNALPVLAQGSVVTLKITVISLFFALLIGLLFGLMSTSRSKILRGLATAYVDFLRGTPLLVQIFFIYFGLPPVLDIKIPETTAGILALSLNAGAYLAEIFRGGILSIDKGQMEAARSLGLTHGKAMRLVILPQAVRRMIPAFVNQFIVTLKDTSLLTVIGIRELMNSGEIIISSNFRSFEIWAVVAVFYFLMIYILSLLSRSLERRYAK, from the coding sequence ATGAGCAGTAGTTGGGATGTCATTGGCAATGCGCTTCCTGTATTGGCCCAAGGCTCTGTGGTCACGTTAAAAATAACGGTTATTTCCCTGTTTTTCGCTCTCTTAATCGGATTGCTCTTTGGCTTAATGAGCACCAGCCGCTCCAAAATACTCCGCGGCCTTGCAACCGCTTACGTTGACTTTCTCCGCGGCACACCGCTGTTAGTTCAAATCTTCTTTATTTATTTTGGATTGCCGCCTGTCCTTGATATCAAAATTCCAGAAACAACCGCAGGTATTCTTGCGCTCAGTCTCAATGCCGGAGCGTACCTGGCTGAAATTTTCCGCGGAGGGATTCTCTCCATTGATAAAGGACAGATGGAAGCGGCTCGTTCCCTGGGACTCACGCACGGAAAAGCCATGCGCCTGGTTATCTTGCCTCAGGCTGTTCGCCGCATGATTCCTGCTTTCGTCAATCAATTCATCGTGACGCTAAAAGACACCTCGCTCTTAACCGTCATTGGTATCCGTGAGCTGATGAACAGTGGTGAGATTATCATTTCTAGCAACTTTCGCTCATTCGAAATTTGGGCTGTGGTAGCGGTCTTCTATTTCCTGATGATTTACATCCTCAGTCTGCTATCCCGTTCCCTTGAGAGGAGGTACGCGAAATGA
- a CDS encoding transporter substrate-binding domain-containing protein encodes MKKLMFAVVSSLLALTVSACGTGTDQAASTSGQSGAQKYVFGTDATYPPFEFEKDGKYVGIDIDLINAIAKEEGFEVEIKPMDFKGIIPAVQAKQLDGAIAGISINDKRKEVLDFSEPYYQAGLSLVVREDNTTINGEADLAGKTIAIKKGTTGATFADELGKKYGATVKYFDDSPSMFQEVQNGNADVTIEDYPVISYKITVDPASKLKIVGDRLNGDHYGIAVLKGNKELQDKLTSGLKKLKENGKYDEIINTYLSTKK; translated from the coding sequence ATGAAAAAACTAATGTTTGCTGTTGTTTCTAGTTTGTTGGCACTTACGGTAAGCGCGTGTGGCACTGGCACAGATCAGGCTGCCTCAACATCTGGGCAATCCGGTGCACAAAAGTACGTTTTTGGGACAGATGCAACCTACCCACCCTTTGAGTTTGAAAAAGACGGAAAATACGTGGGAATTGACATCGACCTGATCAATGCGATCGCCAAAGAAGAGGGCTTTGAGGTAGAAATTAAGCCGATGGATTTCAAAGGTATCATTCCAGCTGTTCAAGCGAAGCAATTGGACGGTGCCATTGCGGGGATCAGCATCAACGATAAGCGCAAAGAGGTTTTAGATTTCTCTGAACCTTACTATCAAGCAGGTCTTTCCCTGGTCGTACGTGAGGACAACACAACGATTAATGGAGAGGCAGATTTGGCTGGTAAAACGATTGCGATCAAAAAAGGCACGACTGGCGCGACCTTTGCTGATGAGCTCGGGAAAAAGTACGGAGCGACTGTCAAATACTTCGACGATAGCCCTTCCATGTTCCAAGAGGTTCAAAACGGCAACGCTGATGTAACCATCGAGGACTATCCGGTTATCTCTTACAAAATTACGGTAGACCCTGCTTCCAAGCTAAAAATTGTAGGCGATCGTCTCAATGGTGACCACTACGGCATCGCGGTTTTAAAAGGGAACAAAGAGCTACAGGACAAACTCACTTCCGGTTTGAAGAAGCTGAAAGAGAACGGGAAATACGACGAAATCATTAACACATACTTGAGCACGAAAAAATAA
- a CDS encoding response regulator transcription factor has translation MKHVTILIADDEAEIAELVALHVKKEGYHTIIAADGREALQAVQTHSIDLAILDIMMPGLDGYEVTRLIREQHNMPIIFLSAKTSDLDKISGLVMGADDYMTKPFNPMELVARVNAQLRRFKQLNQPAVAVASNKVLEAGGLVIYPEERTVSLYGETIELTPKEFDILYLLARYPKKVFSADNIFQMVWGEAYYEGSNTVMVHIRTLRKKLGEEKTKNKWIKTVWGVGYSFHG, from the coding sequence ATGAAGCACGTCACCATATTGATCGCCGACGATGAAGCGGAGATTGCTGAGCTCGTTGCCTTGCATGTGAAAAAAGAAGGTTACCACACAATTATCGCAGCGGATGGAAGGGAAGCCCTCCAAGCGGTGCAGACGCATTCGATTGATTTGGCGATCCTCGATATTATGATGCCTGGGCTGGATGGCTATGAGGTCACCCGTCTCATTCGTGAGCAGCACAATATGCCGATTATCTTTTTGAGTGCCAAGACGTCCGATCTGGATAAAATTTCGGGATTGGTGATGGGCGCAGATGATTATATGACCAAGCCATTCAATCCAATGGAATTGGTCGCTCGTGTGAATGCCCAGCTCCGACGCTTTAAGCAGCTGAATCAACCAGCAGTAGCAGTAGCGAGTAACAAGGTCTTAGAGGCAGGTGGACTTGTCATTTATCCAGAAGAGCGAACTGTGAGCCTGTACGGAGAAACGATTGAGTTAACACCGAAAGAGTTTGATATTCTCTACCTGCTGGCCAGATATCCAAAGAAGGTGTTTAGTGCGGACAATATTTTTCAGATGGTGTGGGGCGAAGCGTACTATGAAGGCAGCAATACAGTCATGGTACACATTCGCACCTTGCGAAAGAAGCTGGGAGAAGAAAAAACCAAGAACAAGTGGATCAAAACGGTCTGGGGCGTAGGGTATTCCTTTCATGGCTAA
- a CDS encoding sensor histidine kinase — protein sequence MAKMIRSFRFQMVKLLGLSLLLSGSVTYVIFKALQFYYRSQVKMESMLAPIRQFMREIGDIYFFLIIFVPLAILFFFLLTKRYAVYFQEISRGIHHLANGDFTHHVQIPSNDEFGDIAKDINLAGEKLQEAVQRGDFAESSKDQLVLNLAHDLRTPLTSVLGYLDLILRDEKLTVEQARHYTNIAFTKSQRLEKLIDELFEITRMNYGMLTIQQNLIDLSELLMQLNEELYPSLEKNQLETRMNVASRLTVCGDGELLARVFENIMTNAIRYGHDGQFVDINGFLAGEEVVVQIINYGNEIPPEDLPHLFEVFYTGDKARSHQNGSTGLGLFIAKNIVERHEGTISAESNLIRTIFEIRLPYELTPSL from the coding sequence ATGGCTAAGATGATACGGAGCTTTCGGTTCCAAATGGTCAAGCTATTGGGCCTAAGTCTGCTTCTATCTGGTTCGGTTACCTATGTGATCTTTAAAGCGCTACAGTTTTACTATCGATCACAGGTGAAAATGGAAAGCATGTTAGCGCCGATTCGCCAGTTTATGCGAGAAATAGGGGACATTTACTTCTTTCTGATTATTTTTGTTCCACTAGCCATACTATTTTTCTTCTTGCTAACCAAACGGTATGCCGTCTACTTTCAGGAGATTTCCAGAGGAATTCATCATCTTGCAAACGGCGACTTTACCCATCATGTTCAAATACCGTCGAACGATGAGTTTGGAGATATTGCCAAGGACATTAATCTGGCGGGTGAAAAGTTGCAGGAAGCTGTACAAAGAGGGGATTTTGCCGAAAGCAGCAAGGATCAGTTGGTCTTGAACCTGGCACACGACCTGCGGACGCCGCTGACTTCTGTTTTAGGGTATTTGGACCTCATTTTGCGGGACGAGAAGTTAACGGTGGAACAAGCGCGACATTACACGAATATTGCTTTTACCAAGTCGCAGCGTTTGGAAAAGCTGATCGATGAGCTCTTCGAAATTACGAGAATGAACTATGGCATGCTCACCATCCAACAGAATCTGATTGACCTGAGTGAACTGCTCATGCAGTTAAACGAGGAGCTATATCCTTCCTTGGAGAAAAATCAGTTGGAAACGAGAATGAATGTGGCCTCACGATTGACGGTTTGTGGGGATGGTGAGCTCTTGGCACGCGTTTTCGAGAACATCATGACGAATGCCATCCGTTACGGGCACGATGGTCAGTTTGTTGATATCAACGGTTTTCTTGCGGGTGAGGAGGTCGTTGTGCAGATTATCAACTATGGCAACGAGATTCCCCCGGAAGATCTGCCGCATCTTTTCGAGGTGTTTTACACAGGTGACAAGGCCCGAAGCCATCAAAACGGAAGCACAGGTCTCGGGCTATTTATCGCCAAAAATATCGTCGAGCGCCACGAAGGGACGATTTCTGCCGAGAGCAATTTGATCCGGACGATTTTTGAAATACGCTTACCTTACGAATTAACTCCCTCACTTTAA
- a CDS encoding HlyD family secretion protein translates to MKKRLWIWLGVGVLVAGFGGYAASSVEKKNGTPVTLSTVVTADLESTILTSGMVKVRNEHTLFANYAGELRNFSIKEGDKVTKGQVIGNIDMSDVSNEIMDIEAQITIQEANIARLSKGVEPEEVTKMQEQLAQHEREYQTALKDYQRTQSLFTAGVSTQQAVEEAKQKLQTAESRVRVAKQDLLLKQKGPDKAEIRSYQAQIQKLNLEKAKYEKQRVQSSIVSPIDGTVLSMKVKQGKYLSKGEEILTVGDTNDVMVEAAVGESDLRKIKIGQDAVVSGISLGGEQLQGKVSRISPMAVTSKEPGGESTGVPVAVHLNETREYLKPGFHVDVNIVLQKAANAMQVPIEAVVTDQDGSSFVWVAENGKVKKKKVTTGIESELFIQIESGLDGSEELVANPPETLQENEVIFQASPEEFAG, encoded by the coding sequence ATGAAAAAGCGTTTGTGGATCTGGCTGGGGGTAGGCGTGCTTGTGGCTGGGTTTGGCGGCTATGCGGCTTCTTCGGTAGAAAAGAAGAATGGCACTCCTGTCACGTTATCTACGGTGGTAACGGCCGATTTGGAAAGCACCATTTTGACGTCGGGCATGGTCAAAGTACGAAATGAACATACATTGTTCGCTAACTATGCAGGCGAATTGCGGAACTTCTCCATCAAGGAGGGAGACAAAGTGACGAAAGGGCAGGTGATCGGCAATATCGACATGTCCGATGTCAGCAATGAAATCATGGATATCGAGGCACAGATCACCATTCAGGAAGCGAATATCGCAAGGCTCTCCAAAGGTGTGGAGCCTGAGGAAGTCACGAAAATGCAGGAGCAGCTTGCCCAGCATGAACGTGAATACCAAACGGCATTAAAAGATTACCAGCGAACGCAATCGCTGTTTACCGCAGGCGTGTCTACCCAACAGGCTGTAGAGGAGGCGAAGCAAAAGCTACAGACTGCGGAATCAAGAGTAAGAGTCGCGAAGCAAGATTTACTTTTGAAGCAAAAAGGGCCAGACAAGGCAGAGATTCGCTCCTACCAGGCGCAAATTCAAAAGCTGAATTTGGAAAAAGCAAAATATGAAAAGCAACGTGTGCAAAGCAGCATCGTGTCTCCGATTGACGGGACGGTGCTCTCGATGAAGGTGAAACAAGGGAAGTACCTAAGTAAAGGCGAGGAAATTCTCACGGTTGGAGATACCAATGATGTTATGGTCGAAGCAGCAGTCGGAGAATCTGACTTGCGTAAAATCAAAATCGGACAGGATGCGGTGGTCTCAGGCATTTCCTTAGGCGGAGAACAGTTGCAAGGTAAGGTGTCGCGCATATCTCCTATGGCTGTAACCAGCAAAGAGCCGGGTGGAGAGAGTACGGGAGTGCCGGTCGCTGTCCATCTAAATGAGACGAGGGAGTATTTGAAGCCAGGTTTTCACGTGGATGTGAACATCGTCCTGCAAAAAGCAGCAAACGCCATGCAAGTCCCCATTGAGGCAGTCGTGACAGATCAAGATGGATCTTCCTTTGTCTGGGTAGCGGAAAATGGCAAAGTCAAAAAGAAAAAAGTGACGACTGGAATTGAAAGTGAATTGTTTATCCAAATTGAAAGCGGATTGGATGGCAGTGAAGAATTGGTAGCGAATCCACCGGAAACCTTGCAAGAAAATGAAGTGATCTTCCAAGCATCTCCCGAAGAGTTTGCGGGGTAA
- a CDS encoding ABC transporter ATP-binding protein gives MLNIEGLTKQYKTDELELFALQNINIHVAQGEFVAIVGPSGSGKSTFMNMLGCLDRPTSGSYVLDGIDVTQLKDSGLAQVRNQKIGFVFQSFHLLPRATSLRNVELPMMYAGVGMTERKKRAKAALQRVGLAQRMDHKPTQLSGGQRQRVAIARALVNQPAILLADEPTGNLDSRSSIEIMAIFQELHAQGVTILLVTHEADIAQHAERVITFRDGHIIRDERVEKRLFATASEEVILT, from the coding sequence ATGCTGAACATTGAGGGGTTAACCAAACAGTACAAGACGGATGAGCTGGAGCTGTTCGCTTTGCAAAATATCAATATCCACGTAGCTCAAGGTGAATTCGTGGCGATTGTGGGACCGTCTGGTTCTGGAAAATCGACGTTTATGAACATGCTGGGTTGTCTGGATCGGCCAACCTCCGGATCGTACGTCTTGGATGGAATTGATGTTACGCAGTTGAAGGATAGTGGGCTGGCGCAGGTACGCAATCAAAAAATTGGCTTTGTCTTTCAATCGTTTCATCTGTTGCCACGTGCTACTTCGCTGCGAAACGTAGAGTTGCCGATGATGTATGCGGGCGTCGGCATGACAGAACGCAAAAAAAGAGCGAAAGCGGCGTTGCAGCGTGTCGGACTTGCCCAGCGGATGGATCATAAACCAACGCAGCTGTCCGGCGGTCAAAGACAACGGGTAGCTATCGCCAGAGCGTTGGTTAACCAGCCAGCCATTTTGCTTGCTGACGAGCCGACAGGGAATCTGGACAGTCGTTCCAGCATCGAGATCATGGCGATTTTTCAGGAGTTGCATGCGCAAGGGGTAACGATTCTCCTCGTCACGCATGAGGCGGATATCGCCCAGCATGCCGAGCGCGTCATTACGTTTCGAGATGGTCATATCATCCGAGATGAGCGAGTGGAGAAGCGCTTGTTTGCTACTGCGTCCGAGGAGGTGATCCTCACGTGA